The Pseudomonas asiatica genome has a segment encoding these proteins:
- the ubiD gene encoding 4-hydroxy-3-polyprenylbenzoate decarboxylase, translating to MQYRDLRDFIRGLEQRGELKRIQVPISPVLEMTEVCDRTLRAKGPALLFEKPTGFDIPVLGNLFGTPERVAMGMGAESVDELREIGKLLAFLKEPEPPKGLKDAWSKLPIFKKVVSMAPKVVKDAVCQEVVVEGDDVDLGALPIQHCWPGDVAPLITWGLTVTRGPNKDRQNLGIYRQQVIGRNKVIMRWLSHRGGALDYREWCEKNPGQPFPVAVALGADPATILGAVTPVPDTLSEYAFAGLLRGNRTELVKCRGSNLQVPATAEIILEGVIHPGEMAPEGPYGDHTGYYNEVDSFPVFTVERITHRQKPIYHSTYTGRPPDEPAILGVALNEVFVPILQKQFPEIVDFYLPPEGCSYRMAVVTMKKQYPGHAKRVMLGVWSFLRQFMYTKFVIVTDDDINARDWNDVIWAITTRMDPKRDTVMIDNTPIDYLDFASPVSGLGSKMGLDATHKWPGETTREWGRVIVKDEAVTRRIDELWDQLGID from the coding sequence ATGCAGTATCGCGACTTGCGCGACTTCATCCGTGGCCTGGAACAGCGCGGCGAGCTCAAGCGCATCCAGGTTCCGATCTCCCCCGTCCTGGAAATGACCGAGGTCTGCGACCGCACCTTGCGTGCCAAGGGCCCTGCATTGCTGTTCGAAAAGCCCACCGGCTTCGACATCCCGGTGCTGGGTAACCTGTTCGGCACCCCGGAGCGCGTGGCCATGGGCATGGGCGCCGAGTCGGTCGATGAACTGCGGGAAATCGGCAAGCTGCTGGCCTTCCTCAAGGAGCCTGAGCCGCCGAAGGGCCTGAAGGATGCCTGGTCCAAGCTGCCGATCTTCAAGAAAGTCGTGTCGATGGCGCCGAAGGTGGTCAAGGACGCGGTGTGTCAGGAAGTGGTGGTCGAGGGGGACGATGTCGACCTCGGCGCTCTGCCGATCCAGCACTGCTGGCCGGGCGACGTGGCGCCGCTGATCACCTGGGGCCTCACCGTCACCCGCGGCCCGAACAAGGACCGCCAGAACCTGGGCATCTACCGCCAGCAGGTGATCGGCCGCAACAAGGTCATCATGCGCTGGCTCAGCCACCGTGGCGGGGCCCTGGACTACCGCGAATGGTGCGAGAAGAACCCTGGCCAGCCGTTCCCGGTCGCCGTGGCCCTGGGCGCTGACCCGGCCACTATCCTCGGCGCCGTGACCCCGGTACCGGACACCCTCTCCGAGTACGCCTTCGCCGGCCTGCTGCGCGGCAACCGTACCGAACTGGTCAAGTGCCGGGGCAGCAACCTGCAGGTACCGGCCACCGCCGAAATCATCCTGGAAGGCGTGATCCACCCGGGCGAAATGGCCCCGGAAGGCCCGTACGGCGACCACACCGGCTACTACAACGAAGTGGACAGCTTCCCGGTGTTCACCGTCGAGCGCATCACCCATCGGCAGAAACCGATCTACCACAGCACCTACACCGGCCGCCCGCCAGATGAGCCGGCGATCCTCGGCGTGGCGCTGAACGAAGTGTTCGTGCCGATCCTGCAGAAGCAGTTCCCGGAAATCGTCGATTTCTACCTGCCGCCGGAAGGCTGCTCGTACCGCATGGCGGTGGTGACCATGAAGAAGCAGTACCCGGGCCACGCCAAGCGCGTGATGCTGGGTGTGTGGTCGTTCCTGCGACAGTTCATGTACACCAAGTTCGTTATTGTCACCGATGACGATATCAATGCCCGCGACTGGAACGATGTGATCTGGGCCATCACCACGCGCATGGACCCCAAGCGTGATACGGTGATGATTGACAACACCCCGATCGACTACCTGGACTTCGCGTCGCCGGTATCAGGTCTGGGGTCGAAGATGGGCCTGGACGCCACGCACAAGTGGCCGGGCGAGACTACACGCGAATGGGGACGGGTCATCGTCAAGGACGAAGCCGTCACCCGCCGTATCGATGAGCTGTGGGATCAGTTGGGAATAGATTGA
- the rho gene encoding transcription termination factor Rho, which translates to MNLTELKQKPITDLLEMAEQMGIENMARSRKQDVIFALLKKHAKSGEEISGDGVLEILQDGFGFLRSADASYLAGPDDIYVSPSQIRRFNLRTGDTIVGKIRPPKEGERYFALLKVDTINFDRPENAKNKILFENLTPLFPNKRLKMEAGNGSTEDLTGRVIDLCAPIGKGQRGLIVAPPKAGKTIMLQNIAANITRNNPECHLIVLLIDERPEEVTEMQRTVRGEVVASTFDEPPTRHVQVAEMVIEKAKRLVEHKKDVVILLDSITRLARAYNTVIPSSGKVLTGGVDAHALEKPKRFFGAARNIEEGGSLTIIATALVETGSKMDEVIYEEFKGTGNMELPLDRRIAEKRVFPAININRSGTRREELLTADDELQRMWILRKLLHPMDEIAAIEFLVDKLKQTKTNDEFFLSMKRK; encoded by the coding sequence ATGAACCTGACTGAACTCAAGCAAAAGCCGATTACCGATCTTTTGGAAATGGCCGAACAGATGGGCATCGAAAACATGGCCCGTTCGCGCAAACAGGACGTGATTTTCGCCCTGCTGAAGAAGCACGCGAAAAGCGGCGAAGAGATCTCGGGTGACGGCGTGCTGGAGATTCTCCAGGATGGTTTCGGTTTCCTGCGTTCGGCTGATGCGTCCTACCTGGCCGGCCCTGACGATATCTACGTCTCGCCCAGCCAGATCCGCCGCTTCAACCTGCGTACCGGTGACACCATCGTCGGCAAGATCCGCCCGCCGAAGGAAGGGGAGCGTTACTTCGCCCTGCTGAAGGTCGACACCATCAACTTCGACCGCCCGGAAAACGCGAAGAACAAGATCCTGTTCGAAAACCTGACGCCGCTGTTCCCGAACAAGCGCCTGAAGATGGAAGCCGGTAACGGCTCCACCGAAGACCTGACCGGCCGCGTCATCGACCTGTGCGCCCCGATCGGCAAAGGCCAGCGTGGCCTGATCGTTGCTCCGCCGAAAGCGGGCAAGACGATCATGCTGCAGAACATCGCGGCCAACATCACCCGCAACAACCCCGAGTGCCACCTGATCGTTCTGCTGATCGACGAGCGCCCGGAAGAAGTGACCGAAATGCAGCGCACCGTGCGCGGCGAAGTGGTTGCTTCCACCTTCGACGAGCCGCCAACCCGCCACGTGCAGGTTGCCGAAATGGTGATCGAGAAGGCCAAGCGCCTGGTCGAGCACAAGAAGGATGTGGTCATCCTGCTGGACTCCATCACCCGTCTGGCGCGTGCCTACAACACCGTGATCCCGAGCTCCGGCAAGGTACTGACCGGTGGTGTCGACGCCCACGCCCTGGAGAAGCCGAAGCGCTTCTTCGGTGCCGCGCGTAACATCGAGGAAGGCGGTTCGCTGACCATCATCGCCACCGCGCTGGTCGAAACCGGCTCGAAGATGGACGAAGTGATCTACGAAGAGTTCAAGGGCACCGGCAACATGGAGCTGCCGCTGGACCGCCGCATCGCCGAGAAGCGCGTGTTCCCGGCCATCAACATCAACCGTTCCGGTACCCGTCGCGAAGAGCTGCTGACCGCCGACGACGAACTGCAGCGCATGTGGATCCTGCGCAAGCTGCTGCACCCGATGGACGAAATCGCCGCCATCGAGTTCCTGGTCGACAAGCTCAAGCAGACCAAGACCAACGACGAGTTCTTCCTGTCGATGAAGCGCAAGTAA
- the trxA gene encoding thioredoxin TrxA codes for MSSDLIKHVTDASFEADVLKAEGAVLVDYWAEWCGPCKMIAPVLDDIAATYNGKLTVAKLNIDENQETPAKHGVRGIPTLMLFKNGNVEATKVGALSKSQLAAFLDAHL; via the coding sequence ATGAGCAGCGATCTGATCAAACATGTCACCGACGCCTCCTTCGAAGCCGATGTCCTGAAGGCCGAAGGCGCGGTATTGGTCGACTACTGGGCTGAATGGTGCGGTCCATGCAAGATGATCGCTCCAGTACTGGACGACATCGCCGCTACCTACAACGGCAAACTGACCGTCGCCAAGCTGAACATCGACGAGAACCAGGAAACCCCGGCCAAGCACGGCGTGCGTGGTATCCCGACGCTGATGCTGTTCAAGAACGGCAACGTCGAAGCCACCAAGGTCGGCGCCCTGTCCAAATCGCAGCTGGCCGCGTTCCTCGACGCCCACCTGTGA
- the ppx gene encoding exopolyphosphatase produces MPQTIAKNLSLIAAIDLGSNSFHMVVAKAHHTEIRILERLGEKVQLAAGIDEERKLSEEAMERGLDCLKRFSQLINGMPAGSVRIVGTNALREARNRNEFIQRAEAILGHPVEVISGREEARLIYLGVSHTLADTPGKRLVADIGGGSTEFIIGQRFEPLLRESLQMGCVSFTQRYFRDGKITPARYAQAYTAARLELMSIENALHRLTWDEAIGSSGTIRAIGAAIKAGGLGNGEVNAEGLAWVKRKLFKLGEVDKIDFEGVKPDRRTIFPAGLAILEAIFDALELQRMEHCDGALREGVLFDLLGRHHHEDVRERTLNSLMERYHVDQGQAARVERKALHAFDQVADAWDLKDGNWRDLLGWAAKVHEIGLDIAHYHYHKHGAYLIEHSDLSGFSREDQQMMALLVRGHRRNIPKDKIAELGEEGVKLLRLCVLLRFAILFHHIRGNQQMPKVELKAADSSLDVAFPEGWLEQNQLTQADFANEAEWLARVGFVLSVR; encoded by the coding sequence ATGCCGCAAACCATCGCGAAGAACCTGTCCCTGATCGCCGCCATCGACCTTGGCTCCAACAGCTTTCACATGGTCGTGGCCAAGGCCCACCATACCGAAATCCGCATTCTCGAGCGGCTCGGCGAGAAGGTTCAGCTGGCCGCTGGCATCGACGAAGAACGCAAGCTCAGTGAAGAGGCAATGGAACGAGGCCTGGATTGCCTCAAGCGCTTTTCCCAACTGATCAACGGCATGCCGGCAGGCTCGGTGCGCATCGTCGGTACCAACGCCTTGCGCGAAGCGCGCAACCGCAACGAATTCATCCAGCGCGCCGAAGCCATCCTTGGCCACCCGGTCGAGGTGATCTCCGGCCGTGAAGAAGCGCGCCTGATCTACCTGGGCGTGTCGCACACCCTGGCCGATACACCCGGCAAGCGCCTGGTCGCCGATATCGGCGGCGGCAGTACCGAGTTCATCATCGGCCAGCGCTTCGAGCCGCTGCTGCGCGAAAGCCTGCAGATGGGCTGCGTCAGTTTCACCCAGCGCTACTTCCGCGACGGCAAGATCACCCCGGCTCGCTACGCGCAGGCCTACACCGCAGCGCGCCTCGAGCTGATGAGCATCGAGAATGCCCTGCACCGCCTGACCTGGGACGAGGCCATCGGCTCGTCCGGTACCATTCGTGCCATCGGCGCCGCCATCAAGGCAGGCGGCCTGGGCAATGGCGAGGTCAACGCCGAGGGGCTGGCCTGGGTCAAGCGCAAGCTGTTCAAGCTTGGCGAGGTCGACAAGATCGACTTCGAAGGCGTCAAGCCGGACCGCCGCACCATCTTCCCGGCGGGCCTGGCGATTCTCGAAGCGATCTTCGATGCCCTGGAACTGCAGCGCATGGAACACTGCGACGGCGCCCTGCGCGAAGGCGTGCTGTTCGACCTGCTGGGCCGCCACCACCACGAAGACGTGCGCGAACGCACCCTGAACTCGCTGATGGAGCGCTACCACGTGGACCAGGGCCAGGCTGCGCGCGTCGAGCGCAAGGCATTGCACGCCTTCGACCAGGTGGCCGACGCGTGGGACCTCAAAGACGGGAATTGGCGCGATCTGCTGGGCTGGGCGGCGAAAGTGCACGAAATCGGCCTGGATATCGCCCACTACCACTATCACAAGCACGGCGCCTACCTGATCGAACACTCCGACCTGTCGGGCTTCTCCCGCGAGGACCAGCAAATGATGGCCTTGCTGGTGCGCGGCCACCGCCGCAACATCCCCAAGGACAAGATCGCCGAGCTGGGTGAGGAAGGGGTCAAGCTGCTGCGCCTGTGCGTGCTGCTGCGCTTCGCCATCCTGTTCCACCACATCCGTGGCAACCAGCAGATGCCGAAGGTCGAGCTCAAGGCTGCCGACAGCAGCCTCGATGTGGCCTTCCCTGAGGGCTGGCTGGAACAGAACCAGCTGACCCAGGCCGACTTCGCCAACGAGGCGGAGTGGCTGGCCCGGGTCGGCTTCGTCCTCAGCGTACGTTGA
- the ppk1 gene encoding polyphosphate kinase 1: MNNEVLTPVAIKDAQELPEEMVQTPPDLPPAPLPAAEPVAETAAPAPAPAPAIIIPGLDDSSLYIHRELSQLQFNIRVLEQALDESYPLLERLKFLLIFSSNLDEFFEIRVAGLKKQINFAREQAGADGLQPHQALARISDLVHSEVERQYAILNDVLLPELEKHHIRFIRRRYWTPKLKTWVRRYFRDEIAPIITPIGLDPTHPFPLLVNKSLNFIVELEGVDAFGRDSGLAIIPAPRLLPRVIRVPEEVGGPGANYVFLSSMIHAHADDLFQGMKVKGCYQFRLTRNADLALDSEEVDDLARALRGELFSRRYGDAVRLEVADTCPKHLSDYLLKQFSLSESELYQVNGPVNLTRLFSITGLDSHPELQYTPFTPAIPKLLQNADNIFSVIGKQDILLMHPFESFTPVIDLLRQAAKDPHVLAVRQTLYRSGANSEIVDALVDAARNGKEVTAVIELRARFDEESNLQMASRLQAAGAVVIYGVVGFKTHAKMMLILRREQGEIVRYAHLGTGNYHAGNARLYTDYSLLTSDDALTEDVGKLFSQLIGMGKTLRMKKLLHAPFTLKKGMLDMIARETQFALEGKPAHIIAKFNSLTDAKVIKALYKASQSGVKIDLVVRGMCCLRPGIPGVSHNIQVRSIIGRFLEHTRVFYFLNGGEEQIYLSSADWMERNLDKRVETCFPVEGKKLLLRVKKELEGYLTDNTHAWTLQPDGRYVRSTPTGNQNPRSAQATLLERLSNPVLNVR; this comes from the coding sequence ATGAATAATGAAGTGCTAACCCCTGTCGCGATCAAGGATGCCCAGGAGCTCCCCGAAGAGATGGTGCAGACCCCGCCAGACCTGCCGCCGGCGCCCCTGCCTGCCGCGGAACCGGTGGCAGAAACTGCGGCTCCGGCACCCGCGCCGGCCCCGGCAATCATCATCCCAGGCCTGGACGACAGCAGCCTGTACATTCATCGCGAGCTCTCGCAGCTGCAGTTCAATATCCGTGTGCTGGAACAGGCGCTGGACGAGAGCTACCCGCTGCTCGAACGCCTCAAGTTCCTGTTGATCTTCTCCAGCAACCTCGACGAGTTCTTCGAGATCCGCGTCGCTGGCCTGAAGAAGCAGATCAACTTCGCCCGTGAGCAGGCCGGTGCCGACGGCCTGCAGCCGCACCAGGCGCTGGCACGCATCAGCGACCTGGTGCACAGCGAAGTGGAGCGCCAGTACGCGATCCTCAACGACGTGCTGCTGCCAGAGCTGGAAAAGCACCATATCCGCTTCATCCGCCGGCGTTACTGGACACCCAAGCTCAAGACCTGGGTGCGCCGCTACTTCCGCGACGAAATCGCCCCGATCATCACCCCGATCGGCCTCGACCCGACCCACCCGTTCCCGCTGCTGGTGAACAAGAGCCTCAACTTCATCGTCGAGCTCGAGGGTGTCGACGCCTTCGGCCGCGATTCGGGCCTGGCGATCATCCCGGCCCCGCGCCTGCTGCCGCGGGTCATCCGGGTGCCGGAAGAGGTGGGTGGCCCGGGCGCCAACTATGTGTTCCTGTCGTCGATGATTCACGCGCACGCCGACGACCTGTTCCAGGGCATGAAGGTGAAGGGCTGCTATCAGTTCCGCCTGACCCGTAACGCCGACCTGGCGCTGGACTCCGAAGAGGTCGACGACCTGGCCCGCGCCCTGCGCGGCGAGCTGTTCTCGCGCCGCTACGGTGACGCTGTGCGCCTGGAGGTGGCCGACACCTGCCCGAAACACCTGTCGGACTACCTGCTCAAGCAGTTCAGCCTCAGCGAAAGCGAGCTGTACCAGGTCAACGGCCCGGTCAACCTTACCCGCCTGTTCAGCATCACCGGCCTGGACAGCCACCCCGAGCTGCAGTACACGCCGTTCACCCCGGCGATCCCCAAGCTGCTGCAGAACGCCGACAACATCTTCAGCGTGATCGGCAAGCAGGACATTCTGCTGATGCACCCGTTCGAGTCCTTCACCCCGGTGATCGACCTGCTGCGCCAGGCCGCCAAGGACCCGCACGTGCTTGCCGTGCGCCAGACCCTGTACCGTTCCGGGGCCAACTCGGAAATCGTCGACGCGCTGGTGGACGCAGCACGTAACGGCAAGGAGGTCACTGCGGTGATCGAGTTGCGGGCGCGCTTCGACGAAGAGTCCAACCTGCAGATGGCCAGCCGACTGCAAGCGGCCGGTGCGGTGGTGATCTACGGCGTGGTCGGCTTCAAGACCCACGCCAAGATGATGCTGATCCTGCGCCGCGAGCAGGGCGAGATCGTGCGTTATGCGCACCTGGGCACTGGCAACTACCACGCCGGCAACGCCCGCCTGTACACCGACTACAGCCTGCTGACATCCGACGACGCCCTCACCGAGGACGTCGGCAAGCTGTTCAGCCAGCTGATCGGCATGGGCAAGACCCTGCGCATGAAGAAACTGCTGCACGCGCCGTTCACCCTGAAGAAGGGCATGCTCGACATGATCGCGCGGGAAACCCAGTTCGCCCTCGAAGGCAAGCCGGCGCATATCATCGCCAAGTTCAACTCGCTGACCGACGCCAAGGTCATCAAGGCGCTGTACAAGGCCAGCCAGTCGGGCGTGAAGATCGACCTGGTGGTGCGTGGTATGTGCTGCCTGCGCCCAGGCATTCCGGGGGTATCGCACAACATCCAGGTGCGTTCGATCATCGGCCGTTTCCTCGAGCACACGCGGGTGTTCTACTTCCTCAATGGCGGCGAAGAGCAGATCTACCTGTCCAGTGCCGACTGGATGGAGCGCAACCTCGACAAGCGTGTCGAGACCTGCTTCCCGGTGGAAGGCAAGAAGCTGTTGCTGCGGGTGAAGAAGGAGCTGGAAGGCTACCTGACCGACAACACCCACGCCTGGACCCTGCAGCCGGACGGGCGCTACGTGCGCAGCACGCCGACCGGCAACCAGAACCCGCGCAGTGCCCAGGCGACCCTGCTGGAGCGCCTGAGCAACCCGGTCCTCAACGTACGCTGA
- a CDS encoding DedA family protein yields MLQQFLQDFGYFALFLGTFFEGETILVLAGFLAFRGYMDINLVCLVAFFGSYAGDQLWYFMGRRHGRRILARKPRWQAMGDRALDHIRRHPDIWVLSFRFVYGLRTVMPVAIGLSGYPPRRYLLLNGLGAAIWAVALGAAAYHFGAILEGLLGNVKRYELWVLGGLLALGGLLWLRRRFRTLRAERKAAGKAQAPEAEQAVSHEQQPGQRHDHR; encoded by the coding sequence ATGCTTCAACAATTCCTGCAGGATTTCGGCTACTTCGCCCTTTTTCTAGGCACCTTCTTCGAAGGCGAGACCATTCTGGTGCTTGCGGGATTCCTTGCGTTCCGCGGTTACATGGATATCAACCTGGTGTGCCTGGTGGCGTTTTTCGGCAGCTATGCCGGCGACCAGCTGTGGTACTTCATGGGCCGTCGCCACGGGCGCAGGATCCTGGCACGCAAACCGCGCTGGCAGGCGATGGGTGACCGGGCGCTGGACCACATCCGTCGCCATCCCGACATCTGGGTACTGAGTTTCCGCTTCGTCTATGGCCTGCGCACGGTCATGCCGGTGGCCATTGGCCTGTCCGGCTACCCGCCACGCCGCTATCTGCTGCTGAATGGTCTTGGCGCGGCCATCTGGGCAGTGGCCCTGGGCGCGGCCGCGTATCACTTCGGCGCCATCCTCGAAGGCCTGCTGGGCAACGTGAAGCGCTACGAGCTATGGGTGCTCGGTGGCCTGTTGGCGCTGGGCGGCCTGCTGTGGCTGCGCCGGCGCTTCCGCACGTTGCGCGCGGAGCGCAAGGCGGCGGGCAAGGCCCAGGCCCCAGAGGCTGAGCAGGCTGTAAGCCACGAGCAGCAACCAGGCCAGCGGCACGACCACCGCTAG
- the elbB gene encoding isoprenoid biosynthesis glyoxalase ElbB: protein MTKKVAVILSGCGVYDGAEIHESVITLLRLDQRGAQVQCFAPNIAQMHVINHLTGEEMPESRNVLVESARIARGEVKDIREAKAEDFDALIVPGGFGAAKNLSNFAVEGANCSVHPDVLALAEAFADACKPVGLICISPALAAKIYGPGVVCTIGTDAGTAAAVTKMGGTHEECDVHDIVEDTQRKLVTTPAYMEAKSISEAAGGIYKLVDRVLELTHE from the coding sequence ATGACAAAAAAAGTAGCGGTGATTCTTTCCGGCTGTGGCGTTTATGACGGCGCCGAAATCCACGAAAGCGTGATCACCCTGCTGCGCCTCGACCAGCGTGGTGCGCAGGTGCAGTGCTTCGCGCCGAACATTGCGCAGATGCATGTGATCAACCACCTGACCGGCGAGGAAATGCCCGAATCGCGCAATGTGCTGGTGGAGTCGGCGCGCATTGCCCGCGGCGAGGTCAAGGACATCCGCGAGGCCAAGGCCGAAGACTTCGATGCGCTGATCGTGCCGGGCGGTTTCGGGGCGGCGAAGAACCTGTCCAACTTTGCCGTGGAAGGCGCCAACTGCAGCGTCCACCCAGATGTGCTGGCCCTGGCCGAAGCCTTTGCCGACGCCTGCAAGCCGGTTGGCCTGATCTGCATCTCGCCGGCGCTGGCGGCGAAGATCTACGGACCAGGCGTGGTCTGCACCATCGGTACCGACGCTGGCACTGCGGCGGCCGTGACGAAGATGGGTGGCACCCATGAAGAGTGCGATGTGCACGATATTGTCGAGGACACCCAGCGCAAGCTGGTGACCACCCCGGCGTACATGGAGGCCAAGTCGATCAGTGAAGCGGCTGGCGGGATCTACAAGCTGGTGGATCGGGTGCTGGAGCTGACGCACGAATAG
- a CDS encoding YaiI/YqxD family protein, whose protein sequence is MRVWIDADACPKAAKDLIVKFALKRKFEVVMVAGQAVAKPAFAIVRLIVVPSGMDAADDYLVEHAVPGELVICSDVPLADRLVKKGVAALDPRGREFDERNMGDRLAARNLFTELREQGQVGGGQAPYGEREKQAFANALDRIIARLSRA, encoded by the coding sequence ATGCGTGTGTGGATCGATGCCGACGCCTGCCCCAAGGCGGCCAAGGATCTGATCGTCAAGTTCGCCCTCAAGCGCAAGTTCGAGGTAGTGATGGTGGCGGGCCAGGCTGTGGCCAAGCCGGCGTTCGCGATCGTGCGCCTGATCGTGGTGCCCAGCGGCATGGACGCGGCCGATGATTACCTGGTGGAGCACGCCGTGCCTGGCGAGCTGGTGATCTGCAGTGACGTGCCGTTGGCCGACCGCCTGGTGAAAAAGGGCGTGGCGGCACTGGACCCGCGCGGGCGCGAGTTCGACGAGCGCAACATGGGTGATCGGCTGGCGGCGCGCAACCTGTTCACCGAGCTGCGCGAGCAGGGCCAGGTGGGGGGAGGGCAGGCGCCTTATGGCGAGCGCGAGAAACAGGCGTTTGCCAATGCGCTGGACCGGATCATTGCCCGGTTGTCCAGAGCCTGA